A genomic stretch from Anaerolinea thermophila UNI-1 includes:
- a CDS encoding cobalamin B12-binding domain-containing protein: MIDRKIRVLIAKPGLDGHDRGAKIVAQALRDAGMEVIYTGLRQTPEMIAEAALQEDVDVVGLSILSGAHMALVPRVIELIRKNGQGDVKVFVGGIIPEEDIPLLKEAGVYAVYGPGTSTEVVIRDIQEAVLGEKV; encoded by the coding sequence ATGATCGATCGCAAGATTCGGGTACTCATTGCAAAACCTGGACTGGATGGACATGACCGCGGGGCAAAAATTGTCGCTCAAGCCCTGCGGGATGCAGGAATGGAAGTCATTTATACCGGCTTGCGCCAAACCCCTGAAATGATTGCCGAAGCCGCACTTCAGGAAGATGTTGACGTTGTTGGGCTTTCAATTCTTTCCGGAGCGCATATGGCACTCGTCCCTCGGGTCATCGAATTGATTCGCAAAAACGGGCAGGGTGACGTTAAGGTATTTGTGGGCGGAATTATCCCCGAAGAGGATATTCCACTGCTCAAAGAAGCCGGGGTGTACGCAGTGTACGGACCAGGCACCAGCACTGAAGTAGTGATTCGGGACATCCAAGAAGCCGTTTTAGGTGAAAAAGTCTGA